A single genomic interval of uncultured Desulfobulbus sp. harbors:
- the prfB gene encoding peptide chain release factor 2 (programmed frameshift): MADITESAEARQLLDSLKGRMLVLKEHLDLDDKREQVEILERQTVSPNFWDDQSEAKKVQRQLGQLQDLIGVWDKNFGELEDAEMLLDLAKEENDDDTYQDVVSGLDDLKNRIDLVELECMFSGEHDANNAMLTIHAGAGGTEAQDWVGILLRMYLRWAEIKGFKTDILDLLPGDEAGTKSVTILIKGKYAYGYLRSEVGIHRLVRISPFDASGRRHTSFASVMVMPELDDDVEIEINDKDIRIDTYRASGSGGQHVNKTDSAIRITHFPSGIVVQCQNERSQHRNKDMAMKMLMARLFEREEEEKRRNQENIQGDKKDIAWGSQIRSYVLQPYRLIKDHRTNTEEGNVDAVLDGRLDPFIKAYLLWQP; encoded by the coding sequence ACAAGCGTGAACAGGTAGAAATACTGGAACGGCAGACGGTCAGTCCCAACTTCTGGGACGATCAGTCGGAAGCCAAGAAGGTACAGCGGCAACTGGGCCAGTTGCAGGATCTGATCGGGGTCTGGGACAAGAACTTCGGTGAGTTGGAAGATGCCGAAATGCTGCTGGACCTGGCCAAGGAAGAGAACGACGATGATACCTACCAGGACGTGGTTTCCGGCCTGGACGATCTCAAGAACCGTATCGACCTGGTCGAGTTGGAGTGCATGTTCAGTGGCGAACACGACGCCAACAATGCCATGCTCACCATTCATGCCGGAGCCGGCGGCACCGAGGCCCAGGACTGGGTCGGCATTCTGCTGCGCATGTACCTGCGCTGGGCGGAGATCAAGGGCTTCAAGACCGATATCCTGGATCTGCTGCCGGGCGACGAGGCGGGCACCAAGAGCGTGACCATTCTCATCAAGGGGAAATATGCCTACGGTTATCTCCGTTCCGAGGTCGGCATTCACCGGTTGGTGCGCATTTCGCCCTTTGATGCCAGCGGCCGGCGGCACACCTCCTTTGCCTCGGTCATGGTCATGCCGGAACTCGACGACGACGTGGAAATCGAGATCAACGACAAGGATATCCGCATCGACACCTACCGTGCCAGCGGCTCCGGCGGTCAGCACGTCAACAAGACCGACTCCGCCATCCGCATCACCCACTTTCCCTCCGGGATCGTGGTCCAGTGTCAGAATGAGCGCAGTCAGCACCGCAACAAGGACATGGCCATGAAGATGCTCATGGCGCGCCTCTTTGAGCGGGAAGAGGAAGAAAAAAGGCGTAACCAGGAGAACATCCAGGGCGACAAGAAAGACATCGCCTGGGGCAGCCAGATCCGCTCCTACGTGCTGCAGCCGTACCGGCTGATCAAGGATCATCGCACCAACACCGAGGAAGGCAATGTGGACGCGGTGCTCGACGGTCGGCTGGATCCGTTTATCAAGGCCTATCTGTTGTGGCAGCCTTGA